The proteins below are encoded in one region of Pseudomonas putida S13.1.2:
- the truB gene encoding tRNA pseudouridine(55) synthase TruB, with translation MAQVKRIRRNVSGIILLDKPLGFTSNAALQKVRWLLNAEKAGHTGSLDPLATGVLPLCFGEATKFSQYLLDSDKGYETVMQMGQTTNTGDAEGEVLQTRDVTVGRADIEAVLPRFRGPISQIPPMYSALKRDGQPLYKLARAGEVVEREARSVTINRLELLECEGTRARLTVGCSKGTYIRTLVEDIGEALGCGAYVAELRRTQAGPFALAQTVTLEALEQAHAEGGNEALDRFLMPSDSGLQDWPMVCLSEHSAFYWLHGQAVRAPDAPQFGMVRVQDHNARFIGIGEVSEDGRIAPRRLIRSE, from the coding sequence GTGGCCCAGGTCAAACGTATCCGCCGCAATGTCAGCGGCATCATCCTGCTCGACAAGCCTTTGGGCTTCACGTCCAACGCCGCCCTGCAAAAAGTGCGCTGGCTGCTCAACGCGGAAAAGGCTGGCCACACCGGTAGCCTCGACCCGTTGGCAACCGGCGTGCTGCCGCTGTGCTTCGGCGAGGCGACCAAGTTTTCGCAGTACTTGCTCGATTCCGACAAGGGCTACGAAACCGTCATGCAGATGGGGCAGACTACCAACACCGGCGATGCCGAAGGTGAGGTGCTGCAGACCCGCGACGTGACCGTTGGTCGTGCCGACATCGAAGCGGTGCTGCCACGTTTTCGTGGCCCGATCAGCCAGATACCGCCCATGTACTCGGCGCTCAAGCGTGACGGCCAGCCACTTTACAAACTGGCGCGTGCAGGAGAGGTAGTGGAGCGCGAGGCGCGTTCTGTTACTATTAACCGCTTGGAGTTGCTGGAGTGTGAAGGCACCCGTGCACGGTTGACCGTAGGATGCAGCAAAGGCACCTATATCCGCACCCTGGTGGAGGATATCGGCGAGGCCCTTGGTTGCGGCGCCTATGTCGCCGAGCTGCGCAGGACCCAGGCCGGGCCCTTCGCGCTGGCACAGACGGTCACCCTCGAAGCGCTCGAACAGGCCCACGCCGAAGGCGGCAACGAAGCGCTCGATCGCTTCCTGATGCCCTCGGACAGCGGTCTGCAGGACTGGCCCATGGTGTGCCTGTCCGAGCACAGTGCGTTCTACTGGCTGCATGGGCAGGCGGTACGCGCACCGGACGCGCCACAGTTTGGCATGGTCCGGGTACAGGATCACAATGCGCGCTTCATCGGTATCGGTGAAGTGAGCGAAGACGGGCGCATTGCGCCGCGTCGGCTGATTCGGTCGGAATGA
- a CDS encoding VOC family protein, translated as MSELPARPGRLNGLRHIALLVPNLEECERFYVDVLGMEVLNRANEDLVYLTCGNDNLSLGRGAGAANGLQTLDHYGFIVDSVEELEAWYQYFKARGVTLLDRPFNHGDGARSFHLLDPAGNKVQPLYHPAVSGQRLV; from the coding sequence ATGTCTGAATTGCCTGCACGTCCCGGCCGCCTGAATGGTCTGCGCCATATTGCCCTGCTGGTACCTAACCTTGAGGAGTGCGAACGCTTCTACGTCGATGTGCTGGGCATGGAAGTGCTGAACCGTGCCAATGAAGACCTGGTGTACCTCACCTGCGGCAACGACAACCTTTCGCTGGGGCGTGGGGCGGGGGCGGCCAACGGTTTGCAGACTCTGGACCACTACGGGTTCATTGTGGACAGTGTGGAGGAGCTGGAGGCCTGGTACCAGTACTTCAAGGCCCGAGGCGTGACCTTGCTCGACCGGCCGTTCAACCATGGTGACGGGGCGCGTAGCTTCCACTTGCTGGACCCGGCGGGGAACAAGGTGCAGCCGCTGTATCACCCGGCGGTGTCAGGGCAGCGGTTGGTCTGA
- a CDS encoding BON domain-containing protein: MKKFAIAAATATALTLTMANAAFAQQSTQAPMTLAAGEVTKAKEATSDTWITTKVKSDLLTEKGIPGSDIKVETNKGVVSLSSTTAVTESQKEMAISITKKIKGVKAVSADGLKAE; the protein is encoded by the coding sequence ATGAAGAAGTTCGCCATTGCTGCCGCTACTGCTACCGCTCTGACCCTGACCATGGCTAACGCGGCATTCGCCCAACAGTCCACCCAGGCCCCGATGACGCTTGCGGCCGGTGAGGTGACCAAAGCCAAGGAAGCCACTTCCGATACCTGGATCACCACCAAGGTCAAATCGGACCTGCTGACCGAGAAAGGCATCCCGGGTTCCGACATCAAGGTTGAAACCAATAAAGGCGTGGTGTCGCTGTCGTCGACCACCGCCGTGACCGAATCGCAGAAAGAAATGGCGATTTCCATCACCAAGAAAATCAAAGGCGTGAAGGCTGTTTCGGCCGATGGCCTGAAAGCCGAATAA
- the nusA gene encoding transcription termination factor NusA, with amino-acid sequence MSKEVLLVVESVSNEKGVPPGVIFEALEVALATATKKRFEDEVDLRVEINRHTGSYETFRRWTVVDEADLDDPAIETWLDKIKDTHPEAKIGDVIEEKIESIEFGRIAAQTAKQVIVQKVREAERAQVVDAYRERVGEIISGTVKKVTRDNVIVDLGNNAEALLAREDIIPRETFRVGVRLRALLKEIRTENRGPQLILSRTAPQMLIELFRIEVPEIAEGLIEVMAASRDPGSRAKIAVRSKDKRIDPQGACIGMRGSRVQAVSGELGGERVDIVLWDDNPAQFVINAMSPAEVAAIIVDEDAHAMDIAVAEDNLAQAIGRGGQNVRLASQLTGWTLNVMTEKDIQAKQQAETGDILRNFIDELEVDEELAQVLVDEGFTSLEEIAYVPLEEMLNIDGFDEDIVNELRARAKDRLLTKAIATEEKLADAHPAEDLLSLEGMDKDLAAELAVRGVVNREDLAEQSIDDLLDIDGIDEERAGKLIMAARAHWFE; translated from the coding sequence ATGAGCAAAGAAGTACTGCTGGTTGTTGAATCGGTATCCAACGAAAAAGGTGTACCGCCCGGCGTCATTTTCGAAGCGCTGGAGGTGGCCCTGGCCACTGCGACCAAAAAACGTTTTGAAGACGAAGTCGATCTGCGTGTGGAAATCAACCGCCACACCGGTAGCTACGAGACCTTCCGTCGCTGGACCGTGGTCGACGAAGCCGATCTTGATGATCCGGCGATCGAAACCTGGCTGGACAAGATCAAGGACACTCATCCCGAAGCCAAGATTGGTGACGTGATCGAGGAGAAGATCGAGTCCATCGAGTTCGGTCGTATCGCCGCCCAGACCGCCAAGCAGGTCATCGTGCAGAAGGTCCGTGAGGCCGAGCGTGCCCAGGTGGTCGATGCCTACCGCGAACGCGTAGGCGAGATCATCTCCGGTACCGTCAAAAAGGTTACCCGCGACAACGTCATCGTTGACCTGGGCAACAACGCCGAGGCCTTGCTGGCCCGCGAAGATATCATTCCGCGCGAAACCTTCCGTGTGGGTGTGCGCCTGCGTGCACTGCTCAAGGAAATTCGCACTGAAAACCGTGGTCCTCAGCTGATCCTGTCGCGCACCGCGCCGCAGATGCTGATCGAGCTTTTCCGCATTGAAGTGCCGGAAATTGCCGAGGGCCTCATTGAAGTCATGGCTGCTTCCCGTGATCCGGGTTCGCGAGCCAAGATCGCCGTCCGCTCCAAGGACAAGCGCATCGACCCGCAAGGCGCCTGTATCGGCATGCGTGGTTCGCGCGTCCAAGCTGTATCCGGGGAGTTGGGTGGTGAGCGTGTGGATATCGTCCTCTGGGACGATAACCCGGCGCAGTTCGTCATCAACGCCATGTCGCCGGCTGAAGTCGCGGCGATCATCGTTGATGAAGATGCCCATGCCATGGACATCGCCGTCGCCGAGGATAACCTGGCCCAGGCCATTGGTCGTGGCGGTCAGAACGTTCGTCTTGCCAGTCAGTTGACCGGCTGGACGCTGAACGTGATGACCGAGAAGGACATTCAGGCCAAGCAGCAGGCCGAAACAGGTGACATCCTGCGCAATTTCATCGATGAACTGGAAGTCGACGAGGAGCTGGCCCAAGTGCTGGTCGACGAAGGCTTTACCAGCCTCGAAGAAATTGCCTACGTACCGTTGGAAGAAATGCTCAACATCGATGGCTTTGACGAAGATATCGTCAATGAGCTCCGCGCTCGAGCCAAGGACCGTTTGTTGACCAAGGCCATCGCTACCGAAGAAAAACTGGCAGACGCCCACCCGGCCGAAGACCTGCTCTCTCTTGAGGGTATGGACAAAGACCTGGCGGCTGAACTGGCGGTGCGCGGCGTGGTTAACCGCGAAGACCTGGCCGAGCAGTCGATCGACGATCTGCTCGACATCGACGGCATCGACGAAGAGCGTGCCGGCAAGTTGATCATGGCCGCCCGAGCCCATTGGTTCGAGTAA
- the rpsO gene encoding 30S ribosomal protein S15, translating to MALSVEEKAQIVTDYQQAAGDTGSPEVQVALLTANINKLQGHFKANGKDHHSRRGLIRMVNQRRKLLDYLKGKDTTRYSALIGRLGLRR from the coding sequence ATGGCCCTCAGCGTTGAAGAAAAAGCTCAAATCGTTACCGACTACCAGCAAGCTGCTGGCGACACTGGTAGCCCGGAAGTTCAGGTTGCTCTGCTGACCGCGAACATCAACAAGCTGCAAGGCCACTTCAAGGCCAACGGTAAAGACCACCACTCGCGTCGTGGCCTGATCCGCATGGTAAACCAGCGTCGTAAGCTGCTGGACTACCTGAAGGGCAAAGACACCACTCGTTACAGCGCCCTGATCGGTCGCCTGGGCCTGCGTCGCTAA
- the rbfA gene encoding 30S ribosome-binding factor RbfA, whose amino-acid sequence MAKEYSRTQRIGDQMQRELAELIRREVKDPRVGLVTITAVDVSRDLGHAKVFITVMGEETPDAVKQSLKALNSAASFLRLHLGRSMQLRSVPQLHFHFDESVSRGVHLSALIERAVAEDRLHKDTDELDTKE is encoded by the coding sequence ATGGCCAAAGAATACAGCCGTACCCAACGTATCGGCGATCAGATGCAGCGCGAGCTGGCCGAGCTGATCCGTCGCGAAGTCAAGGACCCACGTGTCGGTCTGGTTACCATCACCGCCGTGGACGTCAGCCGTGACCTGGGCCATGCCAAGGTGTTCATCACCGTCATGGGCGAGGAAACGCCAGATGCCGTGAAGCAGTCGCTGAAGGCACTGAACAGTGCTGCCAGCTTCCTGCGTCTGCACCTTGGCCGCTCGATGCAACTGCGCAGCGTGCCGCAGCTGCACTTCCACTTCGATGAAAGCGTCAGCCGCGGTGTGCACCTGTCGGCGCTGATCGAGCGTGCAGTGGCCGAAGACCGCCTGCACAAGGATACCGACGAGCTGGACACCAAGGAGTAA
- the infB gene encoding translation initiation factor IF-2: protein MTQVTVKELAQEVEAPVERLLQQMREAGLPHTDAGQVVTDNEKQTLLTHLKSSHKSKAEEPRKITLQRKTTSTLRVAGSKSISVEVRKKKVFVQRSPEEIQAEQKREVEERRAAENAARDKVDADVRQRNEDQARRQAANSAVAAPAPAAKPEPAPAAAPAPVVADAPASEDAAARAAERKKDETRRNESRTRDDDRRRGEAPRVSIKVKVKEKEKAPTPRAAPRTTDEESDGARRGRGGKGKLKKRNQHGFQNPTGPVIRDVTIGETITVSELANQMSVKGAEVVKFMFKMGTPVTINQVLDQETAQLIAEELGHKVTLVSDTALEDSLAESLKFEGQTESRAPVVTVMGHVDHGKTSLLDYIRRAKVAAGEAGGITQHIGAYHVETDRGMVTFLDTPGHAAFTQMRARGAKATDIVILVVAADDGVMPQTREAVQHAKAAGVPLVVAVNKIDKPGADLDRIRNELSVEGVTSEEWGGDTPFVKVSAKMGTGVDELLEAVLLQAEILELSATPTAPGRGVVVESRLDKGRGPVATILVQDGTLRQGDMVLCGSNYGRVRAMLDENGKPVKEAGPSIPVEILGLDGTPEAGDELSVVADEKKAREVAMFRQGKYREVKLARAHAGKLENIFETMGQEEKKTLNIVLKTDVRGSLEALNGSLGGLGNDEVQVRVIGGGVGGITESDANLALASNAVLFGFNVRADAGARKIVEQEGLDMRYYNVIYDIIEDVKKALTGMLGSDVRENILGVAEVRDVFRSPKFGAIAGCMVIEGTVYRNRPIRVLREDVVIFEGELESLRRFKDDAAEVRNGMECGIGVKSYNDVKVGDKIEVFEKVQVARTL from the coding sequence ATGACGCAAGTCACGGTGAAAGAACTGGCCCAAGAGGTCGAGGCACCGGTAGAGCGCCTGCTGCAGCAGATGCGTGAGGCAGGTCTGCCGCACACCGACGCCGGTCAGGTAGTGACCGACAATGAGAAGCAGACCCTGCTGACTCATTTGAAAAGCAGCCATAAGAGCAAGGCGGAAGAACCGCGCAAGATTACCTTGCAGCGCAAAACCACCAGCACCCTGCGTGTCGCCGGTAGCAAGAGCATTAGCGTAGAAGTACGCAAGAAGAAAGTATTCGTGCAGCGCAGCCCGGAAGAAATCCAGGCTGAGCAGAAGCGTGAAGTGGAAGAGCGCCGCGCGGCCGAAAACGCCGCTCGCGACAAGGTTGACGCCGATGTTCGCCAGCGCAACGAAGATCAGGCTCGCCGTCAGGCAGCCAACTCTGCTGTAGCCGCCCCTGCGCCTGCTGCCAAGCCAGAGCCGGCACCTGCCGCTGCCCCGGCCCCGGTAGTCGCTGACGCCCCGGCCTCCGAAGACGCTGCAGCCCGTGCTGCCGAGCGCAAGAAAGACGAGACCCGTCGCAACGAAAGCCGCACCCGTGATGACGATCGTCGTCGTGGCGAGGCGCCTCGTGTGTCGATCAAGGTCAAGGTCAAGGAAAAGGAAAAGGCCCCGACTCCGCGTGCTGCTCCGCGTACCACCGACGAAGAGAGCGATGGCGCTCGTCGCGGTCGTGGTGGCAAGGGCAAGCTGAAGAAGCGTAACCAGCATGGCTTCCAGAACCCGACCGGCCCCGTCATCCGTGACGTGACCATCGGCGAGACCATCACGGTCTCCGAACTGGCCAACCAGATGTCCGTCAAGGGCGCTGAAGTCGTCAAGTTCATGTTCAAGATGGGCACCCCGGTTACCATCAACCAGGTACTCGACCAGGAAACCGCTCAGCTGATCGCAGAAGAGCTGGGCCACAAGGTCACCCTGGTCAGCGACACCGCCCTGGAAGACTCCCTGGCCGAATCGCTGAAATTCGAAGGCCAGACCGAGTCGCGTGCACCGGTGGTTACTGTCATGGGTCACGTTGACCATGGTAAGACCTCGCTGCTCGACTACATCCGTCGTGCCAAGGTTGCCGCAGGCGAAGCCGGTGGTATCACCCAGCACATCGGTGCCTACCACGTGGAAACCGACCGTGGCATGGTCACCTTCCTCGACACCCCGGGCCACGCAGCTTTCACCCAGATGCGTGCACGTGGTGCCAAGGCGACCGACATCGTCATCCTGGTGGTGGCGGCGGACGACGGCGTGATGCCGCAAACCCGCGAAGCCGTTCAGCATGCCAAGGCAGCTGGCGTTCCGCTGGTGGTTGCGGTGAACAAGATCGACAAGCCAGGTGCTGACCTCGATCGCATCCGCAACGAACTGTCCGTCGAAGGCGTAACCTCCGAGGAATGGGGTGGTGACACGCCATTCGTCAAGGTTTCGGCGAAGATGGGTACCGGTGTCGACGAACTGCTCGAAGCCGTCCTGCTGCAGGCCGAGATCCTCGAGCTGAGCGCAACCCCGACCGCTCCAGGTCGTGGTGTGGTCGTCGAATCGCGCCTGGACAAGGGCCGTGGCCCAGTGGCCACCATCCTGGTTCAGGACGGTACGCTGCGTCAGGGCGACATGGTGCTGTGCGGTTCCAACTATGGCCGCGTGCGTGCCATGCTCGACGAGAACGGCAAGCCTGTGAAGGAAGCCGGCCCGTCGATCCCGGTCGAAATCCTCGGCCTGGACGGTACCCCGGAAGCCGGTGACGAGCTGTCCGTGGTTGCCGACGAGAAGAAAGCCCGCGAAGTTGCCATGTTCCGTCAAGGCAAGTACCGCGAGGTCAAGCTGGCCCGTGCTCACGCTGGCAAGCTGGAAAACATCTTCGAGACCATGGGTCAGGAAGAGAAGAAGACCCTCAACATCGTCCTCAAGACCGATGTGCGTGGTTCCCTGGAAGCGTTGAACGGTTCGCTCGGCGGCCTGGGCAACGACGAAGTCCAGGTACGCGTGATCGGTGGCGGTGTGGGTGGTATCACCGAAAGCGACGCCAACCTGGCGCTGGCTTCGAATGCAGTACTGTTCGGCTTCAACGTGCGTGCCGATGCCGGCGCGCGCAAGATCGTCGAGCAGGAAGGTCTGGATATGCGTTACTACAACGTGATCTACGACATCATCGAAGACGTCAAGAAGGCCCTGACCGGTATGCTCGGCAGCGATGTTCGCGAGAACATCCTGGGTGTCGCCGAAGTGCGTGACGTGTTCCGTTCGCCGAAGTTCGGCGCCATCGCTGGCTGTATGGTCATCGAGGGTACCGTGTACCGTAACCGTCCGATCCGCGTTCTGCGCGAAGACGTGGTTATCTTCGAAGGCGAGCTGGAATCGCTGCGTCGCTTCAAGGACGACGCCGCCGAAGTGCGTAACGGCATGGAGTGCGGTATTGGCGTCAAGAGCTACAACGACGTCAAGGTCGGTGACAAGATCGAAGTCTTCGAGAAAGTCCAGGTGGCTCGTACCCTCTAA
- the pnp gene encoding polyribonucleotide nucleotidyltransferase, giving the protein MNPVIKTFQFGQSTVTLETGRIARQATGAVLVTVDNDVTVLVTVVGAKQADPGKGFFPLSVHYQEKTYAAGKIPGGFFKREGRPSEKETLTSRLIDRPIRPLFPEGFMNEVQVVCTVVSTSKKTDPDIAAMIGTSAALAISGIPFEGPIGAARVAFHESTGYLLNPTYEQLAASSLDMVVAGTSDAVLMVESEAQELTEDQMLGAVLFAHDEFQAVIQAVKELAAEAAKPTWDWKPAVANTELFNAIRAEFGEAVSQGYTITVKADRYARLGELRDQAIAKFSGEEGQPSASEVKEIFGEIEYRTVRENIVNGKPRIDGRDTKTVRPLNIEVGVLPKTHGSALFTRGETQALVVATLGTARDAQLLDTLEGEKKDPFMLHYNFPPFSVGECGRMGGAGRREIGHGRLARRSVQAMLPAADVFPYTIRVVSEITESNGSSSMASVCGASLALMDAGVPMKAPVAGIAMGLVKEGEKFAVLTDILGDEDHLGDMDFKVAGTAKGVTALQMDIKINGITEEIMEIALGQALEARLNILGQMNQIIGQSRTELSANAPTMIAMKIDTDKIRDVIGKGGATIRAICEETKASIDIEDDGSIKIFGETKEAAEAAKQRILGITAEAEIGKIYVGKVERIVDFGAFVNILPGKDGLVHISMLSDARVEKVTDILKEGQEVEVLVLDVDNRGRIKLSIKDVAAAKASGV; this is encoded by the coding sequence GTGAACCCGGTAATCAAGACATTCCAGTTCGGTCAGTCGACCGTTACTCTCGAAACGGGCCGTATTGCCCGTCAGGCAACCGGCGCCGTGCTGGTTACCGTCGACAACGACGTCACCGTGCTGGTGACTGTGGTAGGCGCCAAACAGGCTGATCCAGGCAAGGGTTTCTTCCCGCTGTCGGTTCACTACCAGGAAAAGACCTACGCCGCCGGCAAGATCCCGGGTGGCTTCTTCAAGCGTGAAGGCCGTCCTTCCGAGAAAGAGACGCTGACCTCGCGCCTGATCGATCGTCCGATCCGTCCGCTGTTCCCAGAAGGCTTCATGAACGAAGTGCAGGTCGTCTGCACCGTGGTTTCCACCAGCAAGAAGACCGACCCGGACATCGCTGCGATGATCGGTACCTCGGCTGCCCTGGCGATTTCCGGTATTCCGTTCGAAGGCCCGATCGGCGCCGCCCGCGTTGCCTTCCACGAAAGCACCGGCTACCTGCTGAACCCGACCTACGAGCAACTGGCTGCCTCGAGCCTGGACATGGTCGTTGCCGGTACCTCCGACGCCGTGCTGATGGTTGAATCGGAAGCTCAAGAGCTGACCGAAGACCAGATGCTGGGTGCCGTACTGTTCGCCCACGACGAATTCCAGGCTGTTATCCAGGCTGTCAAAGAGCTGGCTGCCGAAGCTGCCAAGCCGACCTGGGACTGGAAACCTGCCGTTGCCAACACCGAGCTGTTCAACGCCATCCGCGCCGAGTTCGGCGAAGCGGTTTCGCAGGGTTACACCATCACCGTCAAGGCTGACCGCTATGCGCGCCTGGGCGAGCTGCGTGACCAGGCCATCGCCAAGTTCTCCGGTGAAGAAGGCCAGCCTTCGGCTTCCGAAGTCAAAGAAATCTTCGGCGAGATCGAATACCGCACCGTTCGCGAAAACATCGTCAACGGCAAGCCACGTATCGACGGCCGCGACACCAAGACCGTTCGTCCGCTGAACATCGAAGTCGGTGTGCTGCCGAAGACCCACGGTTCGGCGCTGTTCACCCGTGGCGAAACCCAGGCACTGGTCGTTGCAACCCTGGGTACTGCCCGTGACGCCCAGCTGCTGGATACCCTCGAAGGCGAGAAGAAAGACCCCTTCATGCTGCACTACAACTTCCCACCGTTCTCGGTAGGCGAGTGTGGCCGCATGGGCGGTGCTGGCCGTCGCGAAATCGGCCACGGCCGTCTGGCCCGCCGTTCGGTCCAGGCCATGCTGCCGGCTGCTGACGTGTTCCCGTACACCATCCGCGTGGTTTCGGAAATCACCGAGTCCAACGGTTCGAGCTCCATGGCTTCGGTCTGTGGCGCTTCCCTGGCGCTGATGGACGCCGGTGTACCGATGAAGGCACCGGTTGCCGGTATCGCCATGGGCCTGGTCAAGGAAGGCGAGAAGTTTGCCGTTCTGACCGACATCCTGGGTGATGAAGACCACCTGGGCGACATGGACTTCAAGGTAGCCGGTACCGCCAAAGGTGTTACCGCGCTGCAGATGGACATCAAGATCAACGGCATCACCGAAGAGATCATGGAAATCGCCCTGGGCCAGGCCCTGGAAGCGCGCCTGAACATCCTCGGCCAGATGAACCAGATCATTGGTCAGTCGCGTACCGAGCTGTCGGCCAACGCCCCGACCATGATCGCGATGAAGATCGACACCGACAAGATCCGTGACGTCATCGGTAAAGGCGGCGCCACCATCCGTGCCATCTGCGAAGAGACCAAGGCTTCGATCGATATCGAAGACGATGGCTCGATCAAGATCTTCGGCGAAACCAAGGAAGCGGCAGAGGCTGCCAAGCAGCGCATCCTGGGCATCACCGCCGAGGCCGAAATCGGCAAGATCTACGTGGGTAAGGTTGAGCGTATCGTCGACTTCGGCGCCTTCGTCAACATCCTGCCTGGCAAGGACGGCCTGGTGCACATCTCCATGCTGAGCGATGCTCGCGTCGAGAAAGTCACCGACATCCTGAAAGAAGGCCAGGAAGTGGAAGTGCTGGTACTGGACGTGGACAACCGCGGCCGTATCAAGCTGTCGATCAAAGACGTTGCCGCGGCCAAGGCCTCGGGCGTCTAA
- a CDS encoding putative quinol monooxygenase — protein MYSLFIKTRVKPGCAEAFLAAIKVNAAASVASEPGCLVFDVSQDRVDPELIYLYEIYRDDAAYEAHTQTAHFRDSRPLVEPLIAEQQCFESDVIARNPVY, from the coding sequence GTGTATAGCCTGTTCATCAAGACCCGTGTGAAGCCCGGTTGCGCCGAGGCTTTTCTGGCAGCGATCAAGGTCAATGCCGCCGCTTCCGTCGCCAGCGAGCCAGGCTGCCTGGTGTTCGATGTGTCCCAAGACCGGGTCGACCCGGAGCTTATCTACCTGTACGAAATCTACCGCGACGATGCCGCGTATGAAGCCCATACCCAGACCGCACACTTTCGCGACAGCCGCCCACTGGTAGAACCGCTGATAGCCGAGCAGCAATGCTTCGAAAGCGATGTGATCGCACGCAACCCGGTGTACTAG